The Phaeocystidibacter marisrubri DNA segment TTGCACCCCTTCCCATGTCGCCTCAAATTCAATCTATAATTCTTCGACTGACTAATGCATCTGCTATTGTTGCGCAGGAGGTTATCCAAAACCTCTGGAGCGACTATGGTGAAATTGTGCGAATAAAGTTGTTGGAGAGCGAGTATTCGAGTGTGGTGGTGAAGCATATTCAACACGGGGCCGCAGGCAATCATCCAAGAGGATGGAATTCGGATATTGGACATCAACGGAAGTTGAAGTCATATGAAGTTGAAACCGCTTGGTATGATCGATACGCACTCACCAGCAAAGCAAGAATCCCACGATGTATAGCAGTTGAGCACTTGGAAAATGAAATCCTGATTGTACTCGAAGATCTCAATGCCTCTGGATTTAATCTCAGAAAGTCAGAGGTGAGTTGGACTGAAATGGAAGCCTGTATTCAATGGCTGGCTCAATATCACGCAGGATTCATTGGAATGGAACCTGAGCGACTTTGGGAAGTTGGAACCTATTGGCATTTAGCTACTCGTCCCAATGAGCTCGAGGCCTTAGACGACGTGGCACTGAAAAATGCAGCATCAGCTATTGATGAACAACTCAATTCCTGCACGTACAAAACACTCGTTCACGGCGATGCGAAACTCGCCAACTTTTGCTTTTCTCCAAATGGCGAAGTAGCCGGAGTTGATTTTCAATATGTGGGAGGTGGATGTGGAATGAAAGACCTCGCTTACTTCGTATCTAGCTGCTTGTATGAAGAGGACTGCGAGCGTTACGAAACTCGCATTCTTAACACCTACTTTCGGCATCTTCAAAACAGCCTCCCTATTCCAAACCCAGAACTAGAAGCAGAATGGCGCTCACTGTATCACGTGGCGTGGGCCGATTTCCATCGCTTCATTAAAGGATGGAGTCCTGGTCATTGGAAGATTAATAGCTACAGCGAACGAGTTACTAAGGCAGTGATTGGGAGGTAGGTGATAGATGTTAGGTGTTGGATCCCAGGTGTCAAATTTCCTACCTTTCTGCCGTGGCAAAAAAACTAGACAAAATACTGGTTGTAGACATTGAAGCGACTTGCTGGAATGGACCTACGCCAGAGGGCATGATGAACGACATCATCGAAATTGGCATCTGTTCATTGGATATTAATACCGGTGAAATCACCGATAATCGAGGGATACTAGTACGTCCTGAAAGATCCACGATTAGTCCATTCTGTACGGAGCTGACCACCATCACTCCAGAGATGATTGACGAGTATGGAATCTCATTCAAAGAGGCCTTGAAAATATTGAAAGACGAATACCTCAGCACGAGCAGAGCTTGGGCGAGCTATGGTGCCTACGACTTAAACCAGTTCAAGCGTCAGTGTTCCGATTTGAATAGAGGGTATCCATTTGGACCTTCCCACATCAATGTAAAAACGCTCTTCGCTCTCAAAAACAAACTCGGTCATGAAACGGGTATGGCAGGCGCGTTGGAACATCTAAACATTCCGTTAGAAGGCACCCATCACCGAGGGGTAGACGATGCCAAGAACATTGCTAAAATTCTCTGGACTATTATCGATTGAGATTTTGAGAACATCACCACATATAGAAGAATTCTGTCCTACCAATCAAGCTGAATGGCGAAATTGGCTGGAGACGAATCACATTGAAACAGATGCTGTTTGGGTTATTTTCTACAAGAAAAGTTCACCCCGTTTCAACCTGAGTTGGAGTGACGCCGTTGACGAAGCGCTCTGTTTTGGATGGATTGACAGCACCAAAAAATCGCTCGATGCAGAAAGCTACATTCAGTATTTCTGTAAGCGCAAAGCCAAGAGCAATTGGTCGAAGGTGAACAAAGACAAAGCAAAACTCCTCATAGAGCGAGGACATATGACCGAAGCTGGCCACCGGAGTATCGAGGTGGCTAAAGAAAATGGTTCATGGACCATCTTGGACAAGATTGAAAACCTCGTTGTTCCCGACGA contains these protein-coding regions:
- a CDS encoding phosphotransferase, whose translation is MSPQIQSIILRLTNASAIVAQEVIQNLWSDYGEIVRIKLLESEYSSVVVKHIQHGAAGNHPRGWNSDIGHQRKLKSYEVETAWYDRYALTSKARIPRCIAVEHLENEILIVLEDLNASGFNLRKSEVSWTEMEACIQWLAQYHAGFIGMEPERLWEVGTYWHLATRPNELEALDDVALKNAASAIDEQLNSCTYKTLVHGDAKLANFCFSPNGEVAGVDFQYVGGGCGMKDLAYFVSSCLYEEDCERYETRILNTYFRHLQNSLPIPNPELEAEWRSLYHVAWADFHRFIKGWSPGHWKINSYSERVTKAVIGR
- a CDS encoding 3'-5' exonuclease, with protein sequence MAKKLDKILVVDIEATCWNGPTPEGMMNDIIEIGICSLDINTGEITDNRGILVRPERSTISPFCTELTTITPEMIDEYGISFKEALKILKDEYLSTSRAWASYGAYDLNQFKRQCSDLNRGYPFGPSHINVKTLFALKNKLGHETGMAGALEHLNIPLEGTHHRGVDDAKNIAKILWTIID
- a CDS encoding YdeI/OmpD-associated family protein; amino-acid sequence: MRTSPHIEEFCPTNQAEWRNWLETNHIETDAVWVIFYKKSSPRFNLSWSDAVDEALCFGWIDSTKKSLDAESYIQYFCKRKAKSNWSKVNKDKAKLLIERGHMTEAGHRSIEVAKENGSWTILDKIENLVVPDDFNLALSQNPKALEFYESLSNSIKKGLLYWVSSAKREETRNKRISEIIENANNGQTPKQFRR